The Montipora foliosa isolate CH-2021 chromosome 1, ASM3666993v2, whole genome shotgun sequence genome has a window encoding:
- the LOC137992684 gene encoding putative nuclease HARBI1, which yields MAGLLFCDVGPRRRERKFRAGTQSDIDDYSDEELRVRYRFRRESILFITNLVAGDISRNTRRNHALPPLLQVLIALRFYASGSFLQVIGDTFGVDKSTVSRAITDVSRALIAKQHLFIKWPLTNDECTTIKNEFYLCGGFPCVIGCVDGTHVRLQAPSKHENNYVNRKGFHSINVQGVCNHEGMFTNVVARWPGSTHDSHVFRTSDISTYLQNNHRSLDDGVLLGDSGYACSPFLMTPYTVTRNAAQEAYNDAHAKTRVVIEQTFGRWKRRFHVLHAEIRMGPEKVCVIVGACAVLHNIAVRLHEPMEGEEVDELADVDPYHGPQQGLSLRDHICQTFFG from the exons atggCGGGCTTGTTGTTTTGTGATGTCGGCCCGAGGCGGAGAGAGAGGAAATTTAGGGCAGGAACTCAAAGCGATATCGATGACTACTCAGACGAAGAGCTTCGTGTTCGTTACCGCTTTCGACGAGAGTCGATTTTATTCATTACAAATCTTGTTGCTGGTGATATCAGTCGGAACACTCGACGGAATCATGCCTTACCGCCGCTCCTCCAAGTTTTAATAGCTCTCAGGTTTTACGCTAGCGGAAGTTTCCTGCAAGTAATTGGCGACACCTTCGGCGTAGATAAGTCCACGGTTTCCCGGGCAATTACCGATGTGTCTCGAGCCCTAATAGCGAAGCAGCACCTCTTCATCAAGTGGCCTTTAACAAACGACGAATGCACCACAATAAAAAACGAATTCTACCTTTGCGGAGGATTTCCTTGCGTGATTGGCTGCGTTGACGGAACTCACGTCCGACTACAAGCACCctcaaaacacgaaaataatTATGTCAACAGGAAGGGTTTTCACTCCATCAATGTACAAGGTGTCTGCAACCATGAAG GTATGTTTACAAATGTTGTTGCACGCTGGCCGGGAAGCACACACGATAGTCACGTGTTCCGTACGAGTGACATCTCCacctatttacaaaataatcatCGTTCCCTCGATGATGGCGTCCTTCTCGGGGACAGTGGCTATGCATGCAGCCCATTTTTGATGACCCCCTACACAGTAACACGAAATGCAGCACAAGAAGCCTATAACGACGCCCACGCTAAGACAAGAGTTGTTATCGAGCAGACATTCGGCAGATGGAAGAGGCGTTTTCATGTTTTACATGCAGAAATAAGAATGGGACCCGAAAAAGTTTGTGTGATTGTGGGCGCTTGTGCAGTTTTGCACAATATTGCTGTGCGGCTACACGAGCCGATGGAAGGTGAAGAGGTAGATGAGCTGGCAGATGTGGATCCATACCATGGACCCCAACAAGGTCTGTCATTAAGAGACCACATTTGTCAAACATTTTTTGGTTGA